One Paraburkholderia aromaticivorans genomic region harbors:
- a CDS encoding UDP-glucose 4-epimerase family protein has product MSQVLVTGANGFVGRALCRALRDSGNTVTGLVRREMQRERGVDEWVDPSVNFAGIDAGWPAALQVDCVVHLAARVHVMLEGATDPEAAFQATNVEGTLRVARAAWRHGVRRFVFVSSIKAMTEADSGRPVREDDPPAPQDPYGRSKRAAEEALIRLGVETGLEIVIVRPPLVYGPDVRANFLSLMNGVWKGVPLPLGALRARRSLIYVDNLADALVHCATDARAAQQCFHVADNDALTIAELARALGRHLSRPARLLPVPESWLRLAGRLTGRTAQVDRLVGSLQLDTSRIRTVLGWQAPHSTEEGLAATARWYRSTH; this is encoded by the coding sequence ATGAGCCAGGTGCTCGTTACCGGCGCCAACGGCTTTGTCGGCCGTGCGCTGTGCCGCGCGTTGCGTGATTCCGGAAACACGGTCACCGGCCTTGTACGGCGGGAGATGCAGCGAGAACGCGGTGTGGACGAATGGGTCGACCCCAGCGTGAATTTCGCAGGCATTGACGCAGGCTGGCCTGCCGCATTGCAAGTGGATTGCGTCGTGCATCTGGCGGCGCGCGTGCATGTCATGCTCGAGGGCGCCACCGATCCAGAAGCTGCTTTCCAGGCGACCAATGTCGAGGGCACGCTGCGTGTCGCGCGCGCCGCGTGGCGGCACGGCGTGCGGCGCTTTGTCTTCGTCAGCAGCATCAAGGCGATGACCGAAGCCGATTCGGGCCGCCCAGTGCGCGAAGACGATCCCCCGGCGCCGCAAGATCCGTACGGTCGCTCGAAACGCGCTGCCGAAGAAGCGCTGATCCGCCTGGGTGTGGAGACTGGCCTCGAGATCGTGATCGTGCGCCCGCCGCTGGTCTACGGTCCGGACGTACGGGCCAATTTCCTGAGCCTGATGAACGGCGTATGGAAGGGCGTGCCGCTGCCGCTCGGCGCACTTCGCGCAAGACGCAGCCTCATCTATGTCGATAATCTCGCGGACGCTTTAGTGCATTGCGCGACCGACGCGCGCGCGGCCCAGCAGTGCTTCCACGTTGCGGACAACGACGCGTTGACGATCGCCGAACTGGCCCGCGCGCTTGGCCGCCACCTTAGCCGGCCCGCGCGTTTGCTGCCCGTGCCTGAGAGCTGGCTGCGCCTCGCCGGCCGCCTGACGGGGCGCACGGCGCAAGTAGACCGGCTCGTCGGCTCATTGCAGCTCGACACCAGCCGGATTCGCACGGTGCTGGGCTGGCAGGCGCCGCACTCCACCGAAGAAGGGCTGGCCGCGACAGCCCGCTGGTACCGATCCACGCATTGA
- a CDS encoding glycosyltransferase family 2 protein gives MKETRTLHPLSDGLSVSVVVYHPDTEQLVSTLTGLAAACDALHTSRPQLPVTLYLVDNGGLPDIPASLDELRARGIVCTIIAGQGNVGYGRGHNLAIESSASRYHLVLNPDIDLASDALREALDFFDAHPEAGLITPWIGDEHGEQQFLCRRYPTLLDLFVRGFLPSGMRRLFVRRLARYEMRDRINARDTVWDPPIVSGCFMLFRMTALKQLAGFDARYFLYFEDYDLSLRAHDVTRVVYAPTVRVLHHGGGAARKGSVHIRMFMSSAYKFFDRFGWKWL, from the coding sequence ATGAAAGAAACGCGCACTCTGCATCCCCTATCCGACGGGTTGTCCGTGTCGGTGGTGGTCTACCACCCGGATACAGAACAGTTGGTGTCCACGCTCACGGGGCTCGCCGCCGCGTGCGATGCGCTGCACACCAGCCGACCCCAGCTCCCGGTGACGTTGTATCTGGTCGACAACGGTGGCTTGCCCGACATCCCGGCTTCGCTGGATGAACTCCGGGCTCGCGGCATCGTTTGTACGATCATCGCGGGACAGGGGAACGTAGGCTACGGTAGGGGCCACAATCTCGCAATCGAAAGCAGTGCCAGCCGTTATCACCTGGTGCTGAATCCCGACATCGATCTGGCGAGCGACGCGCTTCGCGAAGCGCTCGATTTTTTTGACGCGCACCCCGAAGCCGGCCTCATCACGCCATGGATCGGAGACGAGCATGGCGAGCAGCAGTTCTTGTGCCGACGTTACCCTACGTTGCTCGATCTGTTTGTACGCGGTTTTTTGCCGTCAGGAATGCGTCGACTGTTCGTCCGTCGACTCGCGCGCTACGAGATGCGAGACCGGATCAATGCACGTGACACAGTGTGGGATCCGCCGATCGTCAGCGGCTGTTTCATGCTGTTTCGCATGACGGCCTTGAAGCAGCTGGCAGGCTTCGACGCGCGTTATTTCCTTTACTTCGAGGACTATGATCTGAGTCTTCGCGCGCATGACGTCACCCGCGTCGTCTACGCCCCCACGGTGCGCGTGTTGCATCACGGCGGCGGTGCAGCGCGCAAGGGCTCTGTGCATATCCGTATGTTCATGTCTTCGGCGTACAAGTTCTTTGACCGATTCGGCTGGAAGTGGCTATGA
- a CDS encoding UbiA family prenyltransferase: protein MRSRPLVVDLDGTLIRSDILIESGFAYLKAAPQRFYEPLLWLARGGKPGLKAGLADATNVDVAVLPYDATVLQWLKGERDAGRTLVLATASHERYAQAISAHLGIFDRTFATNDSINLSAHNKRDTLVAEYGEKGFDYAGNSHDDLAVWQSADRAYVVNPSNGVERAARKIGNVERVIESRPPAAKTWAKSLRLHQWLKNLLIFLPLLAAHKLSSPELTLAALLAFLTFGLCASSVYLLNDLLDLEDDRHHPVKRKRPLASGALPLTWGLALFPVLLVVAFVTAWLFLPWQFSAALFGYYILTLAYSMFLKRQVMVDVVVLAMLYTMRIIAGTAAVDAQLTFWLLAFSMFIFLSLALVKRYAELHSMKARGLVKTRGRGYVASDLSLISSLGTSSGYLAVLVLALYIQDAKTAGMYRHPQVIWLACPLLLYWVSRTWIIAHRGLMHDDPIVFAARDRVSLAVVVLCGLIFWAAI from the coding sequence ATGCGCAGCAGACCACTCGTCGTCGACCTCGATGGCACATTGATTCGCTCAGACATCCTGATCGAGTCTGGATTTGCCTATCTGAAGGCAGCCCCGCAACGCTTTTACGAGCCGCTGCTGTGGCTCGCGCGCGGCGGCAAGCCAGGTTTGAAAGCGGGCCTCGCCGACGCGACCAACGTGGACGTCGCCGTGCTGCCCTACGACGCCACGGTCCTGCAATGGCTGAAGGGTGAACGCGACGCCGGTCGCACGCTGGTGCTGGCCACGGCAAGCCACGAACGTTACGCGCAAGCCATCTCCGCCCATCTCGGCATTTTCGACAGGACGTTCGCCACGAACGACAGCATCAACCTGTCCGCTCACAACAAGCGCGATACGCTGGTCGCCGAGTACGGCGAAAAAGGCTTCGACTATGCCGGCAATTCGCATGACGACTTAGCGGTCTGGCAATCCGCCGACCGCGCGTACGTGGTGAATCCGTCCAATGGGGTGGAACGCGCCGCCCGCAAGATCGGCAATGTGGAGCGGGTGATCGAATCACGCCCTCCCGCCGCCAAAACCTGGGCCAAATCCTTGCGCCTGCATCAGTGGCTGAAGAATCTTTTGATCTTCTTGCCGCTGCTGGCCGCACATAAGTTGTCTTCCCCTGAACTGACTCTCGCTGCTCTGTTGGCGTTTCTCACGTTCGGCTTGTGCGCCTCGAGTGTCTATCTGCTCAACGACCTGCTCGATCTCGAGGACGACCGTCATCACCCCGTCAAACGGAAACGCCCGCTTGCCTCCGGCGCGCTGCCGCTCACATGGGGTCTTGCACTCTTTCCTGTCTTGCTGGTGGTCGCGTTCGTCACCGCGTGGCTTTTCCTGCCCTGGCAATTCTCCGCGGCGCTGTTCGGCTATTACATATTGACGCTGGCGTATTCGATGTTCCTGAAACGCCAGGTGATGGTCGACGTGGTCGTGCTGGCCATGCTGTACACGATGCGTATCATCGCCGGAACGGCGGCGGTCGACGCGCAACTGACTTTCTGGCTGCTCGCCTTCTCGATGTTCATCTTCCTGAGCCTCGCGCTGGTCAAGCGATATGCCGAACTGCACTCGATGAAAGCGCGCGGCCTCGTGAAGACGCGCGGGCGCGGCTATGTGGCGAGCGACCTGTCGCTGATCTCATCGCTTGGGACCTCGTCCGGCTATCTGGCCGTACTCGTGCTTGCGCTCTATATTCAGGACGCGAAAACCGCCGGCATGTACCGCCATCCACAGGTCATCTGGCTCGCCTGTCCGCTGCTGCTCTACTGGGTAAGCCGCACCTGGATCATTGCGCATCGCGGTCTGATGCACGACGATCCGATCGTTTTCGCGGCGCGCGACCGGGTCAGCCTCGCTGTCGTCGTACTTTGCGGCCTGATTTTCTGGGCAGCGATCTAG
- a CDS encoding MraY family glycosyltransferase: MLMSHSTMPGWTTAILIALGSACACAAILWTLLRTGLAWRLATDIPNDRSLHTRPTPRVGGWGIVPVVVVATLIVAPHLWLAALCAAVLAAVSQIDDRRGLPARVRFAAHLAAVAIFVWAHPAPAPLWLLAGLSFLLLWLVNLYNFMDGADGLAGGMTLFGFAGYAAGAALTAHPSPELAWASAAVAGAAAGFLVFNFHPAKIFLGDAGSIPLGFLAGAFGYWGWSDGVWPIWFPALVFSPFIGDASVTLLRRLLRGEKIWQAHREHYYQRMVQYGLGHSKTAILWYAVMAAGIVLAVVLLGWPSALQWCSVGAWVIVLVLIGIGVDSRWRRFRIADSEQPEV; this comes from the coding sequence ATGCTGATGTCCCATTCCACGATGCCGGGCTGGACGACCGCGATCCTGATCGCGCTCGGCTCCGCTTGCGCCTGCGCGGCGATCCTCTGGACGCTGCTCAGGACCGGCCTCGCGTGGCGTCTTGCCACCGACATTCCCAACGACCGCTCGTTGCACACGCGGCCCACGCCGCGGGTGGGCGGCTGGGGCATCGTTCCGGTGGTGGTCGTGGCGACGCTGATCGTCGCGCCGCACCTCTGGCTTGCCGCGCTGTGCGCTGCCGTACTGGCGGCGGTCTCGCAGATCGACGACCGGCGCGGACTGCCCGCGCGGGTCAGGTTCGCGGCGCACCTGGCCGCGGTGGCGATCTTCGTCTGGGCGCACCCGGCGCCGGCGCCGCTCTGGTTGCTGGCGGGCCTGTCGTTTTTACTGCTCTGGCTGGTCAATCTTTACAATTTCATGGACGGTGCGGACGGCCTGGCCGGCGGCATGACGCTGTTCGGCTTCGCGGGCTACGCCGCCGGGGCCGCGCTCACCGCGCATCCGTCGCCGGAACTCGCGTGGGCGTCGGCCGCCGTGGCGGGTGCTGCCGCGGGCTTTCTGGTCTTCAACTTCCACCCGGCGAAAATCTTCCTCGGCGACGCCGGGTCGATTCCGCTCGGCTTCCTGGCGGGCGCTTTCGGCTATTGGGGCTGGAGCGACGGCGTCTGGCCGATCTGGTTTCCCGCGCTGGTGTTTTCGCCGTTCATCGGCGACGCGTCGGTCACGCTGCTGCGGCGGCTCCTGCGCGGCGAGAAAATCTGGCAGGCGCACCGCGAGCACTACTATCAACGCATGGTCCAGTACGGGCTTGGGCATTCGAAGACGGCCATCCTATGGTATGCAGTAATGGCGGCTGGTATAGTACTTGCTGTGGTATTGCTTGGCTGGCCTTCAGCGCTTCAATGGTGTAGCGTGGGCGCATGGGTGATCGTGCTGGTATTGATTGGTATCGGAGTCGATTCACGCTGGCGTCGATTCCGGATAGCAGATTCCGAACAACCTGAGGTGTGA